In Betta splendens chromosome 3, fBetSpl5.4, whole genome shotgun sequence, the genomic window TTAGAGATACTAAATTAAACAGCTTTGAGTAGTGTTTTACATATGCACTCTCCTGTAAGCTGGTGACAGGGGTCTTCAGGGCAGCATGGAGACCATCAGTCACAGGGCTGGTTTCATCTCGTGGTTACCGTGGAGATGCTCCCGATGACACCAAGGTTGACCTGATTGAGATCCCTCTGCCACCCTGGGAGGAAAAGCCAGATGAAACCACTGACATTAAGAGACGCAGGCTTCTTTATGAGAGTCGCAAGAGGGGCATGTTGGAGAACTGCATATTACTGAggtatgttttgttattttatcgTAATCCTGAATGATAGATTATCACTTACACCTCATTAACATTCTTTTAGCTATTTGAACACTAGCTCCACTGTCAGTTGCTTTAATGGTTCATAATAACTAATATTGTTATTGCCTAAGTCATAGgcatttattaaattaacaGAAATTAAGCTAATGATGTAAAGAAGTTGGGTTTTCTAGATTTAGGCAACACTACTACTGGTATTCAATACAGCAAGTTTCCAACAAGTTTTTTGTTCTGATGTTGTTTTGTGTTCCTTAGAAGGTTTTTTCCAGTTTAAattctctccatccctcctttAGTCTTTTTGCAAAGCAATACCTGAGCACAatgacagagaagcagctgcggCAGTATGACAGGCTGATTAATGAACCAAGCAATGACTGGGACATCTACTACTGGGCGACAGGTGACGCcatcattttttttctattcaaaCTGGAGCTAACTAATACAGTTTATTAACCATGCCTAGTCAGCAGCAAATCACATGTTACTAAGGCACGAAAAGGGAGGTGGAGAAACTTTTAGAGACTCactgcaaaacatttaaatgtttcatgataaaaacattttatcttGCAGCATTACTGTTTATGCAAATCACAAAAAGATTTCTCAGTaacacaaaaaatgaaaaacctaTCAGCTTTATTTGGTTCTGTAATGTTGCTGTTGTCACTCTGGTATTACATTCTCACTTTCCGCCTTAAACACCCTCCtaatttgattttcttttttgtatgtttgttttattagtaATAATGATTCTGTGTGAAAataacatcaacatcaacacaTCCAACTGGAAGCAACACATTAGAAAACCAAACAAGACTAAATAATTGCCAAGTTGGTACCGGGTTTTTCAAATAAACAGAGAATCTTAAAGGCACATTCAAATTTCAGTGACCCAAGCAGAAAAGAAAGCTGAAAGCTgtactgtttttgtctttgatgAACCGCAATATAGTAATAGCAAACTAATACAAATGGTCACGAAATCTTTACTTCTTGTTCATGTGTCATGAGACAAGACAAGAAAACCGCCATGTTGCCAGCTCCAGTCTTTAGGTTTTATGTACTCAGCTTATCCTAAAATAGACAAAAGTGATGTCTGTGTGCTCATTGTTCTTCAGCCATCTGCTGTAAAAAAGAAATCTCATTTTGCCTTTCCTTCTGTGATGACTGTATGTTTTCTTTGTTCCCCAACAGAAGCTCTTCCCACTCCCGAGGTTTATCAAGGAGAGGTTATGGACATGCTGAAGGAGTTCACAAAGAATCGTAACCATGAACAGAGGCTGGATGCCCCCAGCTTGGAGTACCTGGATAAGGATAGTCGATAAGGTCTATGACCTTCTCGAAGACTCAACCCTCATCAAGTGAAACATCAATGTTACAGCGTTCTAGAAAAATGTTCTGGAAGTTATGTTTTTCCTTTACAAATGCAGCAACATGTGTAAATTTATCATGGAGGACAAAAATGTTTAGAACACTTGACTATGAAGTGCTTACATGAGAATTCGTAGCAGTCGACCGTTAAATAGAGGCGTTAATGGCTCTGATGCAACACAAGGTCAAGTGTTGTGAATCATTTCTAATATCTATGCTGTATATTTGTAAATCATGTTTGTAAATTAAAGTCTGTATGTGTAAGATGGATACTGGGAAATCTtgcttttataaatatatacaatatatgttTACAAGTACAACAATCAAAGTGTGCCTattataaacagtgttttttttaataaatgttcgTCGTTTGATTTTAGGTGATATATCTCTTTTATCACAGAGTGGGATCACATGACGTGAGGGTGCCATGACACAGTAGACTCTACATTTGTTACATAATGAAGGTTGTGTTGCCTGCAGTGTCCATGTATAGACACCAGATGGAAGCAGATGACTTAACTTTCAGTGATGGTCAAATGGAGGCGCCTGCTTATCTTGGTGCCTCAGGAAAAATcgatcactgtgtgtgtatatatataaatatatgaaagcAGGATATAATGTGAAAATATAATCTGCCACATTAACTTGATCTGGTGAGACCAtttatgctgctgcttctaGACAATGGAAACTGAGATGCAAGCCATACAAATACCATTtttcaaaaaaataataataaacaggttTTTGTTACAAGATTCATAAATTAGTGCGTCTGCAATTCTGTTTTCCACGAGGATGCTTTTCTAAACAAACCCCAGATGTTTGCTCAGATAATTAAACATAATTATATTTCTTGTAATTTCTCTGTTGAATGTGAATAAAATATGTGGCCTGGCTGTGTCATGTTGGTACAGTGGAACCTTGCGCTGAGAGCAGAAGGGAAATGCCCTCTGGCCAGAAGATGTGAACGGAATCTCAAATCAGACCACAAGTCTGTTTGTGTACGCCTGTAGAATTCTAATGTACACGTGAGCCACTTCCAAGGTTTTACACAAACAAGGCACTCGTGCATTCAAGGGTCAAATGCATTGCCATGTGTTTCCTTTGAAGGGTAAACCTCAAGTAAGA contains:
- the sdhaf2 gene encoding succinate dehydrogenase assembly factor 2, mitochondrial is translated as MSFAVKRLVTGVFRAAWRPSVTGLVSSRGYRGDAPDDTKVDLIEIPLPPWEEKPDETTDIKRRRLLYESRKRGMLENCILLSLFAKQYLSTMTEKQLRQYDRLINEPSNDWDIYYWATEALPTPEVYQGEVMDMLKEFTKNRNHEQRLDAPSLEYLDKDSR